The Kordia sp. SMS9 genome window below encodes:
- a CDS encoding porin family protein — translation MKKIYILFVVLGIGFTANAQKISFGFKGGLNSSWVTGDSSDGITPRIGVHLGVMSEFSLSEKFSIQPELIYSQQGAQQDVAFTLDGFTIQEEELKARQNYVNLPVLAKYYITENFSIEAGPQIGFLLSAEQEGAGIEVDAKDALKSIDFAASLGVSYKLNSGLSFGARYNAGVSNVNDVEGVTDDNFNGVLQVSIGYFLK, via the coding sequence ATGAAAAAAATTTACATTCTTTTTGTAGTACTAGGTATTGGATTTACTGCCAATGCGCAAAAAATTTCTTTTGGTTTTAAAGGTGGATTGAACTCATCTTGGGTTACAGGAGATTCATCTGATGGAATTACGCCGCGTATTGGTGTGCATTTAGGAGTGATGTCTGAATTTTCACTTTCAGAAAAATTCTCCATACAACCAGAATTAATATATTCACAACAAGGAGCGCAGCAGGATGTTGCTTTTACTTTAGATGGATTCACAATACAAGAAGAAGAGTTGAAAGCACGTCAAAATTATGTAAACCTTCCTGTGTTGGCTAAATATTATATTACCGAAAATTTTAGCATAGAAGCCGGACCGCAAATTGGTTTTTTACTTTCTGCCGAACAAGAAGGTGCTGGAATTGAAGTAGATGCCAAAGATGCATTGAAAAGTATAGACTTTGCAGCGAGTTTAGGTGTAAGTTATAAACTGAATAGCGGATTAAGCTTTGGCGCACGTTACAACGCTGGTGTATCTAATGTAAACGATGTTGAAGGCGTTACAGATGATAATTTCAACGGCGTATTGCAAGTGTCTATTGGTTATTTCTTAAAATGA
- a CDS encoding porin family protein, which yields MKKITIIFVLLCVGFTANAQEKFSFGLKAGTNFSWVIGAPSFELSPRVGFHFGVMSELSLSKRFSLQAELLYSQQGGTRKQTIKSTAGSFTQSTEYHFDYVNLPILAKYYLTKGWSVEAGPQIGVLLSASEKRNNTELDIRSRFEYVDFSAAFGTSYKFDNGLNLNARYHFSISSMINSSARSPSFYNGVLQLSVGYFF from the coding sequence ATGAAAAAAATTACAATTATTTTCGTATTACTATGTGTTGGATTTACCGCCAATGCTCAAGAAAAATTTTCTTTTGGTTTGAAAGCTGGAACAAACTTTTCTTGGGTTATAGGAGCGCCCAGTTTTGAGTTGAGTCCACGTGTTGGATTTCACTTTGGTGTGATGTCAGAACTCTCTCTTTCCAAACGATTTTCGCTCCAGGCAGAATTGCTCTATTCACAACAAGGTGGCACACGAAAACAAACTATTAAATCTACGGCAGGTAGCTTTACACAAAGCACCGAATATCATTTTGATTATGTAAACCTTCCGATTTTAGCAAAATATTATTTGACGAAAGGCTGGAGTGTGGAAGCAGGACCACAAATTGGCGTATTACTTTCTGCTTCGGAAAAAAGAAACAACACAGAATTAGATATTAGAAGTAGATTTGAATATGTCGATTTTTCTGCAGCTTTTGGAACAAGCTATAAATTTGACAATGGATTGAATCTTAACGCACGTTACCATTTTTCTATTTCGAGTATGATCAACTCGTCAGCACGATCTCCTTCTTTCTATAATGGCGTTTTACAACTATCTGTAGGTTATTTTTTTTAA
- a CDS encoding outer membrane beta-barrel protein, whose translation MKKTILAVVAVFAMVFTANAQDGKFEVGINGALPIGDAGDFYTFSVGLDAAYMWNVSDKFDAGVATGFTNAFGDEQSITVFGITTTIDAEDAQFIPIAGAARYNVSDDFFVGADLGYAIGINDGNDGGFYYRPKIGYNVSERVSLNVSYTGISIDGGSFDTIGLGVMFGL comes from the coding sequence ATGAAAAAAACTATTTTAGCAGTAGTAGCAGTTTTTGCTATGGTATTTACAGCAAATGCACAAGACGGAAAATTTGAAGTAGGAATCAACGGAGCTTTACCAATTGGTGATGCTGGAGATTTTTACACGTTCAGTGTTGGATTAGATGCTGCATACATGTGGAATGTATCTGATAAGTTTGACGCGGGTGTTGCAACAGGATTCACAAACGCATTTGGTGATGAGCAATCAATTACTGTATTCGGTATTACAACTACAATAGATGCAGAAGATGCTCAGTTTATTCCAATTGCAGGTGCTGCTCGTTACAATGTATCAGATGATTTCTTTGTAGGTGCAGACTTAGGGTATGCAATCGGAATCAATGATGGTAATGATGGAGGTTTTTACTACCGTCCAAAAATTGGATACAATGTTTCTGAAAGAGTTAGCTTAAACGTATCTTACACTGGAATTTCTATTGATGGCGGAAGCTTCGACACAATCGGATTAGGAGTAATGTTTGGACTATAA
- a CDS encoding M23 family metallopeptidase — MNRLFFIFLLFFSFAYSQNEIINTDFRSPLDIPIILSGTFGELRSNHFHSGIDIKTKQKEGFEVFAIGDGHVSRIKIQRWGFGKALYVTHSNGYTSVYAHLKKLAPKLEAYLKKQQYAKESYAIQLYPKPSELVVKKGEVIAYSGNSGSSGGPHLHFEIRDAASKPMNPMLFGIEVKDSHHPKVNGVFAYALSDSAQINASSKIVQLQLKKGTQKNSFTTSKVYASGVIGLGINSYDRQDLAFNKNGIYQLESFVNGVKNFSYTFNKFSFGESRYINTLIDYERFKKLKQRVQRCFLIPANKLSIYDNVVDNGRIHIEEGKEYTVVLKVKDFKNNMTTITIPIVGKQQKITRKRTESITKNFITRNAEHSLKKEDVSVFIPKNTFYEDFYFDLSKDTQGRYNIHNEKVAAHKNFVISFDVSKYPAKARKKLFIASLDRKKKPSYSKTKKKGTTFTTSTKSLGTYFLAQDSIPPKVKPINFAKDKWISAKKYLKVKVTDDLSGVRSFRGSINGQWILFEYDPKKNLLTYDFNDIIFTEAKHNLKLIVTDNVGNNTTFTSTFYRKTKN, encoded by the coding sequence ATGAACAGATTGTTTTTTATTTTTTTACTTTTCTTTTCTTTTGCCTATTCTCAGAACGAAATTATCAATACCGATTTTAGGTCACCGCTAGATATTCCGATCATTTTGTCAGGAACTTTTGGCGAATTGAGAAGCAATCATTTTCATTCGGGCATTGATATTAAAACAAAGCAGAAAGAAGGTTTTGAAGTCTTTGCCATTGGTGATGGTCATGTTTCACGCATCAAAATTCAACGCTGGGGATTTGGAAAAGCACTTTACGTGACACATTCCAACGGATATACTTCCGTGTATGCACATTTGAAAAAACTCGCGCCAAAGTTAGAAGCATATTTAAAGAAACAACAATATGCTAAAGAAAGTTACGCGATTCAACTCTACCCAAAACCGTCTGAATTGGTGGTGAAAAAAGGAGAAGTAATTGCATATTCTGGAAATAGTGGTTCTTCGGGCGGACCGCATTTGCATTTTGAAATTCGCGATGCAGCATCAAAACCTATGAATCCGATGTTGTTTGGTATAGAAGTGAAAGATTCGCACCATCCAAAAGTAAATGGCGTGTTTGCTTACGCACTTTCCGATTCGGCACAAATCAATGCTTCTAGCAAAATTGTGCAACTGCAATTGAAAAAAGGAACACAAAAAAATAGCTTTACGACTTCAAAAGTGTACGCTTCCGGCGTGATTGGCTTGGGAATTAATTCATACGATCGACAAGATTTAGCCTTTAATAAAAACGGAATTTATCAACTGGAAAGCTTTGTAAATGGCGTGAAAAATTTCAGCTACACTTTTAATAAGTTTTCGTTTGGCGAATCGAGATACATTAATACGTTGATTGATTACGAACGTTTCAAAAAGCTAAAACAACGCGTACAACGCTGCTTTTTGATTCCCGCGAATAAATTGAGTATTTATGACAATGTTGTCGATAACGGACGCATTCACATTGAAGAAGGAAAAGAATATACAGTGGTTTTGAAAGTGAAGGATTTTAAAAACAATATGACCACGATTACCATTCCGATTGTAGGGAAGCAACAAAAAATCACGCGAAAGCGAACGGAAAGTATCACGAAAAACTTCATTACTCGTAATGCAGAACATTCCCTAAAGAAAGAAGACGTCAGTGTGTTCATTCCGAAGAATACTTTTTATGAAGATTTTTATTTCGATCTATCAAAAGATACACAAGGACGCTACAACATACACAACGAAAAAGTGGCGGCACATAAAAACTTCGTCATTTCGTTTGATGTGTCTAAATATCCCGCGAAAGCGCGCAAAAAGTTATTTATTGCCAGTTTGGATCGCAAGAAAAAACCATCCTATAGTAAAACCAAAAAGAAAGGCACCACATTTACGACAAGTACCAAAAGTTTGGGCACGTATTTCTTAGCACAAGATTCCATTCCACCCAAAGTGAAACCTATCAACTTTGCTAAAGACAAGTGGATTTCCGCCAAAAAATACTTAAAAGTAAAAGTCACAGACGATCTTTCAGGTGTTCGCAGTTTTCGTGGAAGCATTAACGGACAATGGATTTTATTTGAATATGATCCAAAAAAAAACCTGTTGACCTACGATTTTAACGATATTATTTTTACCGAAGCAAAACATAATTTAAAGTTGATCGTTACTGATAATGTTGGAAATAATACTACATTTACCAGCACATTTTATAGAAAAACCAAAAACTAA
- the xerD gene encoding site-specific tyrosine recombinase XerD: MKWTHALRDFTHFLKIERGLSENTIVNYSHDIEKLIRYIERTKINDTPLSIDEATMQSFIYEIAKVVNARSQTRIISGLKSFFTYLVFEEYRKDNPMEMIEAPKIGRKLPDTLALEDIEKLIDAIDLSSSEGHRNKAIIETLYGCGLRVSELVNLKLSDLFFDEGFIRVTGKGDKQRFVPIGPITQKHITLYVKESRPFVKEVPEFSDTVFLNRRGKQLTRVMIFTIIKRLVEKIGLKKNVSPHTFRHSFATHLLENGADLRAIQLMLGHESITTTEIYMHVDRKHLADIMEKFHPRT; the protein is encoded by the coding sequence ATGAAATGGACGCATGCACTTAGGGATTTTACCCATTTTTTGAAGATCGAACGCGGTTTATCAGAGAATACAATTGTTAATTATTCGCACGACATTGAGAAGTTAATTCGATATATAGAACGCACTAAAATTAATGATACTCCTTTGTCTATTGACGAGGCAACCATGCAAAGCTTTATTTATGAAATTGCGAAAGTTGTCAATGCACGATCACAAACGCGTATTATTTCTGGTTTGAAAAGCTTTTTTACCTATTTGGTATTTGAAGAGTATCGAAAAGACAATCCGATGGAAATGATAGAAGCGCCCAAAATTGGGAGAAAACTTCCGGATACTTTAGCACTTGAAGATATTGAAAAGCTCATTGATGCTATTGATTTGAGCTCTTCGGAAGGACATCGCAATAAAGCTATTATTGAAACCTTGTACGGTTGTGGTTTGCGCGTCAGCGAATTAGTGAATTTAAAGTTGTCCGATTTATTCTTTGATGAAGGTTTTATCAGAGTAACGGGAAAAGGTGATAAACAGCGTTTCGTGCCAATTGGTCCCATTACACAAAAACACATTACTCTATATGTAAAAGAATCGCGTCCTTTTGTAAAGGAAGTTCCTGAGTTTAGTGATACTGTTTTTTTGAATCGTCGCGGAAAACAACTCACGCGCGTAATGATTTTTACCATTATCAAACGACTTGTAGAAAAAATTGGATTGAAAAAAAATGTATCTCCACATACCTTTCGCCATTCGTTTGCCACACATTTATTGGAAAATGGAGCCGATTTGCGCGCCATACAACTTATGTTAGGACACGAAAGCATTACTACAACCGAAATCTACATGCATGTCGACAGAAAACATTTGGCGGACATTATGGAAAAATTTCACCCAAGAACATAA
- a CDS encoding TonB-dependent receptor, translating into MKPTRCTLFLAFLLFASFLFAQTGTVRGVILDANNQPIDAVNIKTSVGTGTQTNKNGFFKIVIPANEKVTLTFTHIAHKTITLTVQLKNGEDYDFYPVMSTTAEQIGAVVIDSRKRKAVEGITTLSAETVRLIPGANPGVENLIMSLPGVSNNNELSTQYSVRGGNYDENLVYVNEIEVYRPFLIRSGQQEGLSFVNTDMVQNVDFSAGGFQAKFGDKLSSVLDITYKRPVRFGGRVNLSLLGGSASLETSSNDSKFSTISGIRFRDNSLLVNSRQTETNFRPRFTDFQTYMTYKFSDKFHLNFLGNVSLNDYDYEPLTRQTNFGTLQDPIALLIFYEGQEQDRYRTYFGAFKANYFLNDDVTLKLIASMYHTTEQEHFDILAQYRLGEVNANIGDEDLGEVEFSEGIGSQLNHGRNDLDALIVNVEHKGTYEIDEEDNQIDWGIKYTHEDIRDRLIEWEVIDSAGFSIRPPLPDFINNQPYEAFEGPLEPFQSIRARNNTQIDRFSGYVQWSKQSKWGEHDLYTNIGVRAHSWTVNGDGIQSNTQAVVSPRAQIAIKPDWEKDMLFRLSGGFYHQPPFYRELRGFDGVVNPNVKAQQSIHVVLGNDYSFKLWKRPFKLTTEAYYKNLSNVNAYTIENVRIRYRADNAAEAFAYGLDMRLNGEFVPGTESWLSFSYLRTEENINDRGFIRRPTDQRMQFGMLFQDYMRKIPNLKLYLNLTYNTGLPGGSPSYSDPYLFQSELPDYRRVDVGFSYVLVDKDKQFDKGHWLSAFKDLSVGFEIFNVFDTFNSITNTWVRDVYTKRQFGIPNFLTGRVFNVKMSMRF; encoded by the coding sequence TTGAAACCCACACGTTGTACACTTTTCTTAGCTTTTTTATTGTTTGCAAGCTTTCTATTTGCACAGACAGGAACCGTAAGAGGAGTTATTTTAGATGCTAATAATCAGCCTATTGACGCCGTAAATATTAAAACATCTGTCGGTACCGGAACACAAACCAACAAAAATGGTTTTTTTAAGATTGTGATTCCCGCCAATGAAAAAGTAACCCTGACATTTACACATATTGCACACAAAACAATTACACTGACGGTGCAGTTGAAAAACGGAGAAGATTACGATTTTTATCCTGTCATGTCTACCACAGCAGAACAAATTGGTGCAGTAGTGATTGATTCCCGAAAACGGAAAGCGGTAGAAGGTATTACAACACTTTCTGCGGAAACAGTTCGCTTGATTCCTGGCGCAAATCCTGGTGTGGAGAATTTGATTATGTCATTGCCAGGTGTGAGTAATAACAATGAATTGAGTACACAATATTCGGTTCGTGGTGGAAACTACGACGAAAACTTGGTGTATGTGAATGAAATTGAAGTGTATCGTCCGTTTTTAATTCGTTCGGGACAGCAAGAAGGATTGAGTTTTGTAAATACTGATATGGTACAAAACGTAGATTTTTCTGCAGGAGGATTTCAAGCAAAATTTGGCGATAAATTATCTTCTGTATTAGATATTACCTATAAAAGACCGGTTCGCTTTGGCGGAAGAGTCAATCTGAGTTTATTGGGCGGAAGTGCTTCACTAGAAACGTCTAGTAACGACAGTAAATTTTCGACCATTTCAGGAATTCGTTTTCGCGACAATAGTTTGTTGGTAAATAGCAGACAAACGGAAACAAATTTTAGACCGCGTTTTACGGATTTTCAAACGTATATGACGTATAAATTTTCAGATAAGTTTCATTTGAACTTTTTAGGGAATGTTTCCTTAAATGATTATGATTACGAACCGTTGACGCGTCAAACCAATTTTGGAACCTTACAAGATCCGATTGCGTTGTTGATTTTTTATGAAGGACAAGAACAAGACCGCTACCGAACGTATTTTGGAGCATTTAAAGCGAATTATTTCTTGAATGATGATGTCACGCTGAAACTCATCGCTTCTATGTATCATACCACAGAACAGGAGCATTTTGACATTTTAGCGCAATATCGTTTGGGGGAAGTAAATGCAAATATTGGCGATGAAGATTTGGGGGAAGTTGAATTTAGCGAAGGAATTGGTTCCCAATTAAATCACGGACGAAACGATTTAGATGCCTTAATTGTAAACGTAGAACACAAAGGAACCTACGAAATTGACGAAGAAGACAACCAAATAGATTGGGGAATTAAATACACACATGAAGACATTCGCGATCGTTTGATTGAATGGGAAGTGATTGATTCTGCTGGTTTTTCCATTCGTCCACCATTACCTGATTTTATAAACAACCAACCATACGAAGCGTTTGAAGGTCCATTGGAACCATTTCAGTCGATTCGCGCTCGAAATAATACTCAAATTGACCGTTTTTCAGGATATGTACAATGGAGTAAGCAATCGAAATGGGGCGAACATGATTTGTATACAAATATTGGTGTACGCGCGCACAGTTGGACCGTAAATGGCGACGGAATTCAAAGCAATACACAAGCTGTGGTAAGTCCTCGAGCGCAAATTGCCATCAAACCTGATTGGGAAAAAGACATGTTGTTCCGTCTCTCAGGTGGATTTTATCATCAGCCGCCTTTTTATAGAGAGTTGCGTGGTTTTGACGGCGTTGTAAATCCGAATGTAAAAGCGCAGCAATCTATTCATGTCGTGCTGGGAAATGATTATAGTTTTAAATTGTGGAAAAGACCTTTTAAACTGACCACCGAAGCGTATTATAAAAACTTATCGAATGTAAATGCGTATACGATTGAAAACGTTCGAATTCGCTACAGAGCTGATAATGCCGCGGAAGCATTTGCCTATGGTTTGGACATGCGTTTGAATGGTGAATTTGTCCCAGGAACAGAAAGTTGGTTAAGTTTTAGCTATTTACGTACCGAAGAAAACATCAATGATCGTGGATTTATCAGACGTCCGACGGATCAACGGATGCAGTTTGGCATGTTATTTCAAGATTACATGCGTAAGATTCCAAATTTAAAATTATACTTAAATTTAACGTATAATACAGGATTGCCTGGCGGATCGCCAAGTTATTCAGATCCATATTTGTTTCAAAGCGAATTGCCAGATTACCGTCGTGTTGATGTAGGTTTTTCGTATGTGTTGGTGGACAAAGACAAGCAATTTGATAAAGGACATTGGCTATCTGCCTTCAAAGATTTGAGTGTTGGTTTTGAGATTTTCAACGTGTTTGACACCTTCAATTCCATTACCAATACGTGGGTTCGCGATGTGTATACAAAACGTCAGTTTGGAATTCCTAATTTCTTGACAGGACGTGTATTTAATGTGAAGATGAGTATGCGATTTTAG
- a CDS encoding cell division protein ZapA, producing MDNKLKIKLSIADRVYPLTISASQEEGLRKAAKKIEERIKQLEQSYAVRDKQDVLAMCALQFAALAEQKTIDKDSNQTALEEKLKALDELLKAQLSQ from the coding sequence ATGGACAACAAGCTCAAAATAAAGCTTTCTATTGCGGATAGAGTGTATCCGTTAACCATTTCGGCAAGCCAAGAAGAAGGATTGCGGAAAGCGGCAAAAAAAATAGAAGAGCGAATTAAACAACTTGAGCAAAGTTATGCAGTAAGAGATAAGCAAGATGTGTTGGCAATGTGTGCCTTGCAATTTGCAGCACTAGCAGAACAAAAAACCATCGATAAAGACTCGAATCAAACAGCATTAGAAGAAAAGCTAAAAGCGCTTGACGAATTACTGAAAGCACAGCTTAGTCAATAA
- a CDS encoding cysteine desulfurase family protein, whose protein sequence is MKNVYFDSAATTQIRPQVVDRIKKALEENFGNPSSTHSFGRSSKTLIETARKTIAKYLNASPQEIIFTSGGTEADNMALRCSVRDLGVTTIITSPIEHHAVLHTVEQLRIESDIKVAYVKLQSCGTPDYDDLEALLKADNSKKLVSLMHVNNEIGNLLDVDKVAEICKEYGALFHSDTVQSIGHFEWDVQKTPVDFMAAAAHKFHGPKGIGFAFIRKDSGLKPLIFGGSQERGFRAGTEAVHNVVGLEEAFRLAYENLEEEKNYVEGLKSYFMDELKKVLPEVKFNGNCHETTKSTYTLVNVCLPFDQQKALMLLFHMDLKGIACSKGSACQSGSSKGSHVLRAILNDEDLEKPSLRFSFSKFNTKEEIDYVIQTLHEYANS, encoded by the coding sequence ATGAAGAACGTATATTTTGATAGTGCAGCCACTACACAAATTCGACCACAAGTTGTCGATCGTATCAAAAAAGCTTTAGAAGAAAATTTTGGAAATCCTTCTTCCACACATAGTTTTGGTCGCTCGTCTAAAACTTTGATAGAAACTGCCCGTAAAACCATTGCAAAATACTTAAATGCTTCTCCACAAGAAATTATTTTCACGTCGGGCGGAACGGAAGCAGATAATATGGCATTGCGTTGTTCTGTGAGAGATTTGGGAGTTACGACCATTATTACGTCTCCAATTGAGCATCATGCAGTATTGCACACGGTAGAACAATTGCGTATAGAAAGCGATATCAAAGTAGCGTATGTAAAATTGCAATCCTGTGGAACGCCTGATTACGACGATTTAGAAGCGCTGTTAAAAGCAGACAACTCTAAAAAACTAGTCAGTTTAATGCACGTAAATAACGAAATTGGAAACTTATTGGATGTAGACAAAGTAGCAGAAATTTGCAAAGAATACGGTGCTTTATTTCACTCAGATACAGTACAATCTATCGGACATTTTGAATGGGATGTGCAAAAAACACCTGTCGATTTTATGGCAGCCGCAGCTCATAAATTTCATGGACCGAAAGGAATTGGTTTTGCATTTATTCGAAAAGATTCTGGATTAAAACCATTAATTTTTGGTGGATCGCAAGAACGCGGATTCCGAGCAGGAACGGAAGCAGTACACAATGTCGTTGGTTTGGAAGAAGCATTCCGCTTGGCGTATGAGAATTTGGAAGAAGAAAAAAACTATGTGGAAGGTTTGAAAAGTTACTTTATGGACGAACTTAAAAAAGTATTGCCAGAAGTAAAATTCAACGGAAACTGTCATGAAACCACCAAAAGCACGTATACCTTAGTAAATGTGTGTTTGCCATTCGATCAACAAAAAGCCTTGATGTTGCTTTTTCACATGGACTTAAAAGGAATTGCCTGTTCCAAAGGAAGCGCTTGCCAATCGGGAAGCAGCAAAGGTTCCCATGTATTGCGCGCTATTTTAAACGATGAAGATTTAGAAAAGCCATCGTTGCGTTTCTCGTTTTCAAAATTCAATACCAAAGAAGAAATTGATTATGTCATACAGACGTTGCACGAATATGCGAATTCGTAG
- a CDS encoding glycosyltransferase family 2 protein, with protein sequence MKLTKLTIIIPVYNESATVRQILDNIKAVQLVNAIQKEFVIIDDGSQDDSKALVQMFIDENPLLDIQFCTHEKNQGKGASIQTGISKATGEYLIIQDADLEYNPEEYNVLLVPVLEGVADVVYGSRFLHKGKKRTSYFWHYNANKFLTFLSNLFLGLKLTDMETCYKLLNTNMMKSITITEKRFGFEPEITAKISRINGIRLQEVSISYESRRYNEGKKIGWKDGVRAIYCILKYGLFRMK encoded by the coding sequence ATGAAGCTAACTAAACTCACCATTATTATTCCTGTGTACAACGAATCGGCAACGGTTCGTCAGATTTTAGACAACATCAAAGCGGTGCAATTGGTGAACGCTATTCAAAAAGAATTTGTCATTATAGATGACGGTTCGCAAGATGATTCCAAAGCATTGGTGCAAATGTTTATCGACGAAAATCCTTTGTTGGACATTCAATTTTGCACACACGAAAAAAACCAAGGAAAAGGTGCTTCTATTCAAACAGGAATTTCAAAAGCTACAGGTGAATATCTCATCATTCAAGATGCAGATTTAGAATACAATCCCGAAGAATACAATGTGTTGTTAGTGCCTGTTTTGGAAGGTGTTGCCGATGTGGTGTATGGTTCTCGTTTCCTTCATAAAGGAAAAAAACGCACTTCCTATTTTTGGCATTACAATGCGAATAAGTTTTTAACGTTTCTCTCCAATCTTTTCTTAGGGTTGAAACTTACCGACATGGAAACTTGTTATAAATTGTTGAATACAAACATGATGAAATCCATCACAATCACCGAAAAACGGTTTGGATTTGAACCTGAGATTACCGCAAAAATTTCCAGAATCAACGGAATTCGTTTACAAGAAGTTTCCATTTCGTATGAAAGCCGACGTTACAATGAAGGTAAAAAAATTGGTTGGAAAGATGGTGTGCGTGCCATCTATTGTATCTTAAAATATGGTTTATTTCGGATGAAGTAA
- the rny gene encoding ribonuclease Y, which translates to MESTTIIIAVAAGAIGLIIGFVIAKSLEKKQASKMIEEAKKEASVVLKEAKSNAENIKKDKILQAKEKFLEMKAEHEKFILSKDKKMAEAEKRTRDKESQISSELSKNKKLNQDLESKVKDYNYRLDFIDKKKSEIDRLHKSQVEQLEVISGLSADEAKEQLVESLKEEAKTDAMSYIQGKLEEAKLTAQQEAKKVIINTIQRIGTEEAVENCVSVFNIESDDVKGRIIGREGRNIRALEAATGVEIIVDDTPEAIILSCFDSVRREIARLSLHRLVTDGRIHPARIEEIVKKTRKQIDEEIIEVGKRTVIDLGIHGLHPELIKTVGRMKYRSSYGQNLLQHSREVAKLCGVMAAELGLNPKLAKRAGLLHDIGKVPDTETEVPHAILGMQWAEKYGEKAEVCNAIGAHHDEIEMNSLLSPIVQVCDAISGARPGARRQVLDSYIQRLKDLEDIAFGFTGVKKAYAIQAGRELRVIVESEKVDDAKAAELSFNISQKIQTDMTYPGQVKITVIRETRAVNIAK; encoded by the coding sequence ATGGAAAGCACAACAATCATAATTGCAGTCGCCGCAGGTGCGATTGGATTAATCATAGGTTTTGTCATTGCCAAGAGCTTGGAGAAAAAACAAGCTTCTAAAATGATAGAAGAAGCCAAAAAAGAAGCTTCTGTAGTATTAAAAGAGGCAAAATCAAATGCCGAAAACATTAAAAAGGACAAAATTCTTCAAGCGAAAGAAAAGTTCTTAGAAATGAAAGCCGAACACGAAAAGTTCATCTTATCAAAAGATAAGAAAATGGCAGAAGCTGAAAAGCGTACGCGTGATAAAGAATCACAGATTTCTAGCGAGTTGTCAAAAAACAAGAAATTAAATCAAGATTTAGAATCAAAAGTAAAAGATTACAATTATCGCTTAGATTTTATTGATAAGAAAAAGTCTGAAATTGACCGTTTGCACAAAAGTCAAGTAGAACAACTGGAAGTAATTTCCGGATTGTCTGCGGATGAAGCGAAAGAACAATTGGTAGAATCGCTCAAAGAAGAAGCCAAAACAGATGCGATGAGTTACATTCAAGGAAAATTGGAAGAAGCAAAACTCACCGCACAGCAAGAAGCGAAGAAAGTTATCATCAACACCATTCAACGTATTGGAACGGAAGAAGCGGTAGAAAACTGTGTGTCTGTCTTTAATATTGAATCTGACGACGTAAAAGGTCGTATTATTGGTAGAGAAGGACGAAATATTAGAGCGTTGGAAGCCGCGACAGGTGTAGAAATTATTGTAGATGACACACCAGAAGCGATTATTTTATCTTGTTTTGATTCGGTTCGAAGAGAAATTGCACGTTTATCATTGCACAGATTGGTTACGGATGGACGAATTCACCCTGCACGAATTGAAGAAATTGTAAAGAAAACGCGCAAGCAAATTGACGAGGAAATTATTGAAGTCGGAAAGCGTACCGTAATTGATTTAGGAATCCACGGATTACATCCAGAATTGATAAAAACGGTTGGTAGAATGAAGTATCGTTCTTCGTACGGACAAAACTTGCTGCAACACTCGCGTGAAGTTGCAAAACTTTGTGGTGTGATGGCTGCTGAATTAGGATTGAATCCGAAATTGGCAAAAAGAGCAGGATTGTTACACGATATCGGAAAAGTACCTGATACGGAAACGGAAGTACCACACGCAATCTTAGGAATGCAATGGGCAGAAAAGTACGGTGAAAAGGCAGAAGTTTGCAATGCTATTGGAGCACACCATGACGAGATAGAAATGAACTCATTATTATCACCAATTGTCCAAGTATGTGATGCGATTTCTGGCGCAAGACCAGGCGCACGTCGTCAAGTATTAGACAGTTATATTCAGCGTTTGAAAGACTTGGAAGACATTGCGTTCGGATTTACAGGTGTAAAGAAAGCCTATGCAATTCAAGCCGGAAGAGAACTACGTGTTATTGTAGAAAGCGAAAAAGTAGACGATGCGAAAGCAGCAGAATTGTCGTTTAATATTTCACAAAAAATTCAAACGGACATGACCTATCCTGGTCAAGTAAAAATCACGGTAATCCGTGAAACCAGAGCGGTGAATATCGCGAAATAA